The following are from one region of the Paenibacillus sp. JZ16 genome:
- a CDS encoding DoxX family protein yields the protein MFNNWLRTNKLAMWLLTFIRVYIGYEWMTAGWGKLTGRFEAGGFLQGAIAKAAGDHPAVQGWWAAFLEHAALPGVKLFNFIIPLGEFLVGVGLILGTFTTFAALMGLVMNAAFLFSGTVSTNAQMLLLEVLIIVAAANAGKIGLDYWVLPYLRGLWNKMTHRTTKGDGTTHTPFKKQTA from the coding sequence ATGTTTAACAACTGGCTGAGAACAAACAAATTGGCAATGTGGCTGCTGACCTTCATCCGGGTCTACATCGGTTATGAGTGGATGACAGCAGGTTGGGGTAAATTGACGGGCCGATTTGAAGCAGGCGGCTTCCTGCAAGGCGCGATCGCCAAAGCAGCCGGCGATCACCCCGCAGTCCAAGGCTGGTGGGCGGCGTTTCTGGAGCATGCGGCACTGCCGGGAGTGAAGCTCTTCAACTTTATCATCCCGCTCGGTGAGTTCCTCGTAGGGGTCGGGCTGATCCTCGGTACCTTCACTACCTTCGCCGCTCTGATGGGACTTGTGATGAACGCCGCATTCCTCTTCTCGGGTACGGTGAGCACCAACGCCCAGATGTTACTGCTTGAAGTGCTGATCATCGTCGCTGCTGCCAACGCCGGTAAAATCGGCCTCGATTATTGGGTTCTCCCTTACCTCCGCGGCCTGTGGAACAAAATGACGCACAGAACAACTAAAGGCGATGGCACCACGCACACACCTTTCAAAAAACAAACGGCATAA
- a CDS encoding DoxX family protein: MFIQWLQSSKIAMWLLTVIRVYVGYKWLTAGWGKLTGGFDATGFMQGAIAKSTGEHPAVQDWWAVFLKHAALPGVKWFNVIVPLGEFLVGLGLILGTFTVFAALMGLVMNAAYLFSGAISINGQLLLLEFLIILSAANSGKIGIDRWLMPYLQDKFTRKAKISSDPSSLQNQAV, translated from the coding sequence ATGTTTATTCAATGGTTGCAATCAAGCAAAATCGCAATGTGGCTGCTGACGGTCATTCGGGTGTACGTTGGGTATAAGTGGCTGACGGCAGGCTGGGGCAAGCTAACGGGAGGCTTCGATGCGACCGGATTTATGCAAGGGGCCATCGCCAAATCCACGGGTGAGCACCCTGCGGTTCAGGATTGGTGGGCCGTATTCCTGAAGCATGCCGCGCTGCCCGGCGTCAAATGGTTCAACGTCATCGTTCCACTGGGCGAATTCCTCGTCGGACTTGGCCTCATTCTCGGCACATTCACTGTGTTCGCTGCGCTGATGGGGCTCGTGATGAACGCTGCGTATCTCTTTTCTGGTGCCATCAGCATCAACGGTCAGCTCCTGCTGCTCGAATTCCTGATCATCCTCTCGGCCGCCAACAGCGGAAAGATCGGGATCGACCGCTGGCTCATGCCCTACCTCCAAGATAAATTCACGCGCAAAGCAAAAATCAGCAGTGACCCTTCCTCTCTGCAGAATCAGGCGGTCTGA